A window of the Vigna angularis cultivar LongXiaoDou No.4 chromosome 3, ASM1680809v1, whole genome shotgun sequence genome harbors these coding sequences:
- the LOC108326385 gene encoding carboxypeptidase SOL1 isoform X7, giving the protein MGHQRIWTKMQQHFQDIQFVSLFEGFLEWAISIGNSVNGFPLLVIEISDKPGEEETKPAFKYIGNVHGDEPVGRELLISLANWLCDNYLKDPLAKFIVENVHLHLLPSMNPDGFSLRKRGNANNIDLNRDFPDQFFSVNDDEDSRQPETRAIMNWLRDIRFTASATLHGGALVANYPWDGSEDKRTKYYGCPDDDAFRFMASIYSHSHYNMSSSKEFLSGITNGAAWYPLYGGMQDWNYIHAGCFELTLEISDNKWPNATELPILWKYNKMSLLNLVASLVKTGVHGRIYSSADGKPLPGSIAVSGINYTVTAGKTLGDYHRFLAPRDKYEVVATMIGYKSKNTTIWLDDGPVTLDFVLDPEVSIKESVLQNVYDCDCNSKSTQEFVQFLWGAHLEVFFILIVILGFLLFLFRRRAKIKVPTSRQLSGSKKTVEV; this is encoded by the exons ATGGGCCATCAAAGAATTTGGACAAAGATGCAGCAACATTTCCAGGATATACAG TTTGTTTCTCTCTTTGAGGGATTCTTGGAATGGGCTATCAGTATTGGGAATAGTGTAAATGGATTTCCACTG TTGGTGATAGAGATTTCTGACAAGCCAGGAGAAGAAGAGACTAAACCTGCTTTTAAG TATATAGGAAATGTGCACGGTGATGAACCTGTGGGCCGCGAGCTTCTTATAAGTTTGGCCAATTGGTTATGTGATAACTATTTGAAAGATCCTTTg GCGAAATTCATTGTGGAGAATGTGCACCTTCATCTGCTTCCATCAATGAATCCTGATGGGTTTAGTTTAAGAAAGCGTGGTAATGCTAATAATATTGATTTGAATCGGGATTTTCCTGAccag TTCTTTTCTGTAAATGATGATGAGGATTCCCGGCAGCCTGAGACAAGAGCAATAATGAATTGGTTGAGAGATATACGATTCACAGCATCTGCCACGTTGCATGGG GGTGCACTTGTTGCAAACTATCCGTGGGATGGTTCTGAAGATAAAAG GACAAAGTACTATGGGTGCCCTGATGATGATGCATTTCGCTTCATGGCAAGTATCTATAGTCATTCTCATTACAACATGTCTTCAAGCAAAGAATTTCTCAGTGGAATTACAAATGGAGCAGCTTG GTATCCTCTATATGGCGGAATGCAAGATTGGAACTACATACATGCTGGATGTTTTGAGTTGACCTTGGAAATTAGTGATAATAAATGGCCTAATGCTACTGAG CTTCCTATTCTTTGGAAATACAACAAAATGAGCTTGCTTAATCTTGTGGCAAGCCTGGTGAAG ACAGGTGTGCATGGAAGAATATACTCTTCAGCCGATGGAAAGCCATTACCAGGCTCTATAGCTGTCAGTGGAATAAATTATACA GTTACAGCCGGAAAAACTTTAGGTGACTATCATCGCTTTCTTGCCCCAAGAGATAAATACGAag TGGTGGCTACCATGATTGGCTACAAATCAAAGAATACAACTATTTGGTTGGATGATGGACCTGTGACGTTGGATTTTGTTCTTGATCCTGAAGTCAGTATCAAAGAAAGTGTACTGCAGAATGTCTATGATTGTGACTGTAACAGCAAAAGcacacaagaatttgttcagtTTCTATGGGGGGCTCACTTGgaagttttctttattttgattgTCATTTTAGGATTCTTGCTTTTTTTATTTCGGAGGAGAGCAAAAATCAAAGTTCCAACAAGCAGACAGTTATCGGGGTCAAAAAAAACTGTCGAGGTTTAA